Proteins encoded by one window of Arachis ipaensis cultivar K30076 chromosome B04, Araip1.1, whole genome shotgun sequence:
- the LOC107636300 gene encoding uncharacterized protein LOC107636300, with protein sequence MSKQGIAVDPAKVEAVMNWERPTSVTEIRSFLGLAGYYWRFIKGFSQLALPLTKLTRKNTPFIWTSECEESFQVLKQRLTTAPVLVLPEPSELFEVYCDTSLKGKANVVADTVSRKPLYAAWMMLREEELLKAFQGLKLGVRKESGILCLSQLQISSDFKLELLKAHRDGEALRKVLPVIEQGKQWRVSEDKNGLWRFKNRIIVPDVGDLWQETVGNPSAFRDSTMEIGEYCNGFCDRCTMEELARMYIKEIVRLHGVPSTIISDRDPRFISRFQGVFQHAFGTQLSLSTVYHPQTDGQSERTIQTLEDMLRACVLDQPASWDRCRSKGTSLGVWTSEAK encoded by the exons ATGAGCAAGCAAGGAatagctgtggatcctgctaaggtagAAGCAGTaatgaattgggagcgaccaacttcagtgacagagatcaGGAGTTTCCTAGGATTGGCGGGGTATTATTggagattcattaagggattttcacagctcgccttacctttaactaagttaACTAGGAAGAATACGCCTTTTATCTGGACTTCAGAGTGTGAGGAGAGTTTTCAAGTATTGAAGCAAAGATTGACTACTGCACCCGTGTTGGTATTGCCTGAACCAAGTGAACTgtttgaagtgtattgtgatACATCATTAAAGG gaaaagcgaacgttgtgGCGGACACCGTGAGTCGGAAGCCTTTgtatgcagcttggatgatgctgcGAGAAGAAGAGTTACTAAAAGCATTTCAAGGTTTGAAACTGGGAGTTAGGAAAGAATCTGGAATTTTGTGTTTGAGTCAGTTACAAATTTCAAGTGACTTTAAATTagaacttctgaaggctcatcGAGATGGTGAAGCATTACGTAAAGTATTGCCAGTGAttgagcaaggaaaacagtggagagtgtcagaagatAAGAATGGTTTATGGAGGTTCAAGAACCGAATTATTGTTCCAGATGTCGGAGACCTGTGGCAAG AGACCGTCGGGAACCCTTCAGCTTttagagattccacaatggaaataGGAGAGTATTGTAATGGATTTTGTGACAG GTGCACAATGGAAGAATTGGCTCGAATGTACATCAAAGAGATTGTCAGATTGCATGGCGTTccttctaccattatatctgacagGGATCCTCGTTTCATATCAAGATTCCAGGGAGTCTTtcagcatgcatttgggactcagttaagTTTGAGTACTGtatatcaccctcagacagatggtcaaTCAGAGAGAACTATCCAGACTTTGGAGGATATGCTAAGAGCTTGTGTCTTAGACCAGCCAGCgagctgggatcg atgcaggtcaaaaGGCACCTCACTAGGCGTCTGGACTTCTGAAGCGAAGTAG